AATGTTTGAgctgaatgaaaagaaaaaaatattcttgacAGAGTCTTACTACCAAATAATTTGTCATAAGTGTTTTGAGGCAAATAAcatgaagtttaaaaaagatTTGCTTGTCTTTATATAGTCATAGAATCTCCATATTTATCCTAAGCACTGATGCCTCTTGGAAGGAATGTGGCCTCTTGCTGCTCCTTGCAGGCAAGCCTCTTTTGTTCAGGATGGAACTACAATAAAGAGAGGGAGTCTTATATGTGTTTCTTGCAAAATTCTTCATCTGTAATCACACAGATACATAGAAAATGTCATAAAGAATTCAGCAAGTGGTTTTATCAATGACATGAAAATGAGGCCTGTGATGATGAGGATTTAAAGGAGAACCAGTTTGAAATGTCCTGAATGTGTCAGAGTAAGTGTGATTAATGGAAGAAACTctgatttttatatatgtaaaataagAATCTGGCCTGATATCTAATACAGGAATTTCATTCTCTCTGTGTGGCTAGGAAGTTATTCATTAAGAAAGAGCTTCCTCAActctgatttttcattttctgtgactATTGGAAAAAGTGAATTATTTGAAGAAAGTGTGACTCCTCCCTTGGGAGGGTTTTTCTTTCTACATCTTCAGAGTAAGTAAAGCTGTGCTAATTACCATTCTATTAATGTGTACactattcttttaatttttctctgattaATCTGCTCCTCATGTGCTAATGTCCTGTCATACAAAGAGAAGTAAGATAAATATAGCTGATATTAAGACTCTCTTGTAGAATTTTGGACCAGGTAAGAGCAATACATGGTGCATTTTGCAAAGGATTTGGATGTCTTTACATTTAAGATACCCAAAATCCTTAAATTGCCAGCGTGTTCAAGCACTGTGGTCCCTACAGGCAAAGACAACAGAAAAGCACTTCAAGCTGCTATGGAGAGGTGACTCTCTGTACTGACTGGATAGTTGAGAACAACTCAGAATAAGATTGTCATGGTTAGTTAGAAAGTCAAGTACATGAGGCTGTAAGTAGTTGTagttatatttcttttctcacaAAAGCTTGAGGTTCAACATCTGGCTTGGAACATTCTATCTCTCTCCTGGTAGTGTGGAATCATTctctttaatatgtattttaatttattgtcaCATCTACATTTAAATTCAAGCAGGAGAACTTCTGAAGGCTTTTAGGGCAACTTTGAAAATGGTATTGGGAGACTtagttttattaaaatgtaGTAGAAAGTTTTCTTTAGTATCCTCTGAAACTTTCTGTAAGGCTGCCTCTGAGGGGATCTCAGCGACATGTCATTTCGTTTGCAAATATACTCACTGAGGACCCTCTAGGCACAAGTAACTaggcagcaggagaggtgcCAAGGTGTGCTGGGGCAGCACTCGGTGAGGAAGCCCTGACATCTGTGATTCTGCTGCCCACTGTGCTCAAAGCTTAGTGGGAGCAACAAGGCCTTCCTAGAAGAGAGGCAAATGGTCACCAATCAGCTCTTAGTAATGTGTTTTCCCTCTGTGAGAGTAACTGCTTCCTGCTGTTGCCTTCTGCAGAGTTCCAGCTAGTAGGCTTAAACTCTGATTTGGGAAAGAATAATTGCTCTAACAGTCACTGAAAAGCTCTCTGCCCTTGCTTGGGATGGTGTTTCCTGTGCTTCTTGTGTGAAAAATTCACCTTGTAGTCACTGCTGCCTTTTATTGCATCTCAGAATTTCCTGTACTGAAATGGAAGGAGAGGAGGCTCATTAACACTTAGCTTGGCTGTGGAAAGAACCTTACTGCGGCTTGCTGTGGTAGTGCATCTCTTTATTGATGAAGCAAGATGCAGGTACTGTGTTTAACAATACTGTtctccaaggggaaaaaaagagctgttACAAAGATCAGTAACTCTTTCTTTCTCAAATTCATGAAGTGAAGTTGATCagcatattttgctttttaatttagtTATTTAAATGTTCAGTGGAAATAGATAAGATGAAAGAAAACTCAGGAGGACATCTGTCTGAGTACAAGATATTGATATAAATAGAGAGGCTGAGAAAAGTAGTTGTGAGTCTTCCATTTTCTACTTCAGACAAACCAGTCGGAACAGAACTGTGCAGGAAAAGCACTGCCATAAGCTCTTGCTGAGGGAGAAACTGgggcacagctcagcactgtttgttttcatgtagGTTTAGATAATAAAACACAGAAGGCTGAAAGGGAGATTTGATTTTCTATTGTTCAGAAACCACATTTTCTTACTCTGCGAGCTTCAGCTGTCCCTATGCTTTTACTATAATTTTagatatttgcttttctttacatAATTTTTCCATATGTATTTTCCATTTGGCATGTTAAAAGGTTTAGAAGCctagaagaggaggagaaagtgAGTGACTTGCTGCAAGGAAGCAGAGTCTCTCATTCATTTCTTTTCCCGTTGTTTGGCAGGTGGAAAACACAGATTTACAGAGCTGAACTGGATCAGCTGAAGAAGTGggggaagagaaacaaaacaagcacAGTACCAGTGAAAAGAGCTTCAGCTTTATCTTGCAGCATCACCACAGCAACCAGAGAATACAATCAGAAGAAAAGGCTAGAGCAGAGAAGGTGAAAGTGTGGCTTCTTACCTTTGGACAGAAGGCAGCAAAATAATTATGCAGAACAGAAAAGGGTATTTGATGGTTCTAGACAAACTGTGGCAAAGGGAAGTGTCCCGTCATTAACAGGAATGTGCCACAGTTTATGCACTGGAAAGGGGAGTGCCATGAGATCTACTGAAGAGACTATTTCTGTGGTTGCATATCTACATGTGTTTGCACCCCTGCTGGGACTCAATTAGGTGTCTGTCTGTAGGCATCGGGGATCATCAGGTGTTGGATAGCGACCTTTTTTCCATTCAGGGTGTACCTGGCACAAGAACTGAAAGACACCACAGATCTTTTTGAGAGACGCCACAGAGTGAGACAATCTGCATCCTTTCCCTTCTGTAACTGCCTGCTGTACCATGGGATGTCGGCAAAGCTCTGAGGAGAAAGAGGCAGCGCGGCGGTCCCGTAGGATTGACCGCCACCTGCGCTCTGAAAGTCAGCGACAACGGAGAGAGATAAAACTCCTTCTCCTGGGCACCAGCAATTCTGGGAAGAGCACTATTGTAAAGCAGATGAAAATCATTCACAGTGGTGGCTTTAACTTGGAGGCCTGTAAGGAATACAAACCTCTGATTATCTATAATGCAATTGACTCTCTCACACGTATCATTCGGGCTCTGGCCACCCTTAAGATAGAATTTCACAATCCTGACAGAGCATATGATGCAGTGCAGCTTTTTGCCCTGACAGGCCCAGctgaaagcaaaggtgagaTTACCCCGGAGCTCCTAGGGGTCATGAAGAGGCTCTGGGCAGACCCCGGTGTGCAGGAGTGTTTTTGCCGCTCCAATGAGTACCACCTGGAGGACAACGCTGCGTACTACCTGAACGACCTGGAACGGATCGCAGCTCTGGACTACATCCCCACAGTGGAAGATATTCTGCGGTCTCGGGATATGACCACAGGGATTGTAGAAAATAAGTTCACCTTCAAAGAGCTGACTTTCAAAATGGTGGATGTGGGTGGACAGAGATCTGAACGCAAAAAGTGGATCCACTGTTTCGAGGGGGTTACAGCAATAATTTTCTGTGTGGAGCTGAGTGGGTATGACTTGAAGCTGTATGAAGATAACCAAACAGTAAGTACAACTTCTGCTCCttgttctctttccttcttctcctttctccttcaccAGTATTGTGGTCTTTTatctccccctccttccttccctcccaagGCAGTAATCCCCAACCTTTTGGAAAACCCAGAAGCTATGGTTCCTTTATTTGGATTGTTTTCCCCGCTGGACATAGTTAGTTATTTAATGTTACTTTCGGGAAATTGAGGTGCTCCTCACATGACAGccaatttattatttttttagtgcCTTTTAGCTAAATGTTTACATGGTTAACTGTTACTTCAAACACCACTTAAAAAGGCAGGCAGTGGTGACATTCTGGTGTACAGGGATGGTTCATTTGGGCACCATGTGTGCAGGTCCTGGGAAATGTTGAAGGTAAAATAATCATAAGTAACAatttcctccccctgccctgcctttttttcccccagaatttTCAATAGGAATTTgggatgaaattaatttttaaaagtaattaaatatgGTTTTGAATTAGtataacatttttatatttaaaattttctttgacTGTTTTTGGTTAAATGGCTGATTTGCCTTGTCTGAAGAACAGCTATTCCCATTTAATAGTCTTTAATGTTGTTAGCTTCTGGATTTCACAGCATGCAAATACAGTTTTGTTGGTATATCTTATCACATAGATAATATTTCCCTATTCTTATCTTCTGTAGTGATTTTACAGTTTATAAACCGctcttctattttcttctctgtactGTTCTGATGAGCCATTCCACTGTCCTGTGTGTGGACTTACGCTTCATTATCTGGAGATTCTTGTCTTAGCATTAGTGCCTTCCTATTGTAACAGATTCCTGTATTTGATTCTTGGTTAGTAACCTCCTCTTGACATGAGAGAAATATTGCCACTAATTCTTTCTCCTTATTTTCAGACATATTAGGAAAAGTATTTTACATCTAGACCCTGACTAGGAGTTACTTAGTTCCTTGCAATTCTTTTGACTTTTCCTGCCTTGCTGTTCaggtttaaaaatcaaaaagtgCTACCTGAAAcggaaaaaaatcaatatactCTGAAAAATCCTTATGGACATTGGTCCATACACGTCCAACAATAGTACCTACATTGGTATGTTACTGGAACTGCAACACTGAGACTTCCACTCATGAGAAAAGCCCTACAAATTACAGAGTTGCAGAGTGTAAAATGCTTCCTGGTGTAGTATCTATGGTGAAGAGAATTGCTAAATAAAACTAGTCAACTGCCAAACATAACTTACTGCTTGAGAGAGCATGTAAGAATCTGGCTGATTTATAAACTGTGAAAGTTGAGCGAATGATCTGCATGAATACGGTAACTTCTGTGATCCTGTTGACAGGAGTGGAGAAATGCTATGCATGAACTCTGTCTTTACTGCAGATGCATTAAAGTAATGATTGACAGACATGGtaaaaaatgaggggaaaacCGGTTCTGCACACTGTGGCTTCTGATTATAGCTGAGTCGTGAAGTCTGCTGAAAGTGAGATTGTTGTAGTGACACCAGTGTGCAGAAGGGAGAACAAAAATAATGCCTAAACTATCAGCTGCCTGGACAACTTTTCCTTTGAGTGTAATTTGAAGTGACTAAGTTAAATTTATCCTGCCTGAAAACAAATAACAGAAGGGGAAGGCTGACTTTTTCAGGGGCTTTTGTCTTTCTCCTGATATGCTTTATTCTGGGTAACATCACGTACAGGAACAAAATCACCTGAGTTGACAGTTTGTGGAACTGGACAAACcaattttttatttgtctgtttAACGTATATGATATTTAGCTGTTTACTAAAGAGAAAGATAAATGAAGAATTCCAGttcacttttttcctccacCTTGTGTGTTTTCCTCTGTCACCTTGTAACAATACTTTTCCTGCTTATCTAGGGTTATCTGGAAATATGATCTGTGTCTGGTTTCACTTCTACAATGTTTTGggaggcttttttcccctaccCAACATAATAAATATAGATTTATCATTCCATGTACCATAGCTAGTTAGCATGACTCAGCCATGTAACAGCCACCTCTTCTTTTGACACAGTTGCAaaattggtttttaaaatacctttggATTGGTATTGATTTATTGTATGCTTATTATTCCTGACCAGCACTCTGAGAAGGTTGCCTTAAGTTTTTATATCCCACGCTGATTTCTTCTCTATTATGTCAAATAAATTACTTGTTCTATTTTTCATGGCCCTTAGCAGCTGATTGACCCATTCTATCTTTTATTACATATTAAGATGCCATCTCTTGTCTTTGATAATGTTAAATTATCAAACAAtcatttttttgccttcttaCATGTTGCATCATGCACTTTGAAGGCACTACCCTTTAATATCTAAGTGTCTcatctttatttaaatttctcctTAAATTAATGTGTGCTAGAGAATGTTAAACAATCTCAAAAGttagtgctgctgcctgtcacCATGAAAAGCACTCTTGCAGTTTCTCTGTGAGTGTCCCCATCTGTCCAGCTCTGTCTTGCTATACATTCTCATGGATGGTTTTCTTCCACAGCCTGTAGCTGCAACAGGGTTTGAGACTATTGGAAACATTTCAGAGATGCAATACTAAAATACATAATGAACTGAGTTACACATGAGTGTGTGCCTGAGAATTCCTGAGGTCAGTAGTCACAAGAGAGAGCCACATGGTGCAGGAGATACCAAGTAAAGGTTGTGCAGATCTAAAAATGACACTAGTTCAGTAATTTTATAAATATGGATGTTAGAGGAAAACTGCTTGCAGGTAACAAGTaatttttgttccctttcttACAGACACTGcaaatgaatataaaaattaaattttaggttttttgaaactatttttttagTATCTTGTTAAAAAGAAGATGCAGATGAAAAAGCCAAAATGCTTCTGGCAAACAGTTCAGGCTGGAGTAGGCTTCATGCAACACTAATTGCTGGGGTCATAATGGAACCTCTCAATTATCTATTAATAACTGGGAAGCCTTCTGTCATATGTTAATTGTATGAATTCTGAACAGAAATCCTGTTTCTGCCAGGAATTCTTTTATCAAGTAAACAACATtggtaacatttttttcttttttttttccctgaggcCAAATACTTAAGGGGCTTATTTGCCTTTCCAGATAGTTCAGCTTTTTGAGTAATACAGGGtattaaaaatcctttctggcatgcagctcttttcctgcaATGCTAATACTAACAGTCAGGACAGAGGGGAAATTGTGATCCATGTACCCATAGCCCTTCCAGCACCTGTTATTATCAGTGGTAAAACGTCAGGTCAGAAAACGTTTTTCTGACAAACTAAGTCACTTGGGAATCCTAGAAAAAGATTGACCTAAactgttcaatttttttatgAAGCTTTTCCATTTCAAGATTTTTCAGAGTGAAGTTTGTGTGGGAGAAAAGCCTAGATGACTTCAGCATTCATGTGTGTAATCTTTCAGCACTGCAAATGAAATTCTAGCCTTTTTTCACTTAAGAAAGTAATATATATAGTCCCTTACCAAAATTTGACTTTATGTAGTAATGCACCACAATTCCAGCCTCAGGACTTGTATGCAAGCATGTACCTTCTAAAACATGTAAACAGCAGTAAAATAACCAATATACATAACAGGAAATGATTGATCAACTGccaattttcaggttttttactAGATATTCTTTCAAGTCTAAGGATTTCTTTTTGGTTACATTGTTCATTATAACTGTATGCTCCTTATGAGAATTCACATAGAACACACAGGACagcattttttcatattttggaTTTGTTGCCATACCCTGAACTTTACATTCTATGTAAAGATACTAACTTCAGATATAACTTCAGATACTAACAATAACTTTATAGGCAAATAATTCTGTCTGTGTGTTcactaaattattttctctagttggaaaaaaaaaagtcataaataTGATAATGTGTCACCCTATGGAATATAAAAAATAGACACATTCTAATGCCATTGTGTGATTGCAGGAAGATACCAATATCAGATTGTAAAAGCCTGCAAAGCTTTCCTGTGAGGCTTATCTATTTCATGTCAATAGACTAATCCCTAAGACAATCCCGCATTTAAACCTACAGATAAATAAGTATTTCTGTCACTGTAGAGCAGTAGGCTTAATTAGCAGAAATTCACAGGGGCAACAACAGAAAGACTTTTATGCATTCTGGAAAACCATGACATGGAACTAATGGTCCTACTGGGCAGTATTTGTCTGCTTTGGTATCCAGTGTTGGTTGTCAGACTTACACCTGAATTAGATGACTGAATTTCCCAGTGTATTTAGGTAACAGCAGGCAATGGCTCAAATCCCCCTATGACAAATGCCTGAGAAATTATGTAACTCTTTTTTTGGTCTCTGTGACTGGCTGTATTCAAAACTCCTAGACTAGGTAAGGtgttttgctgtgatttttaaattaaatttcaagcATTACAGCACTAAGGTAAATAAAACATTGAGGCATTAGGAGTGGCAGAATGCTCCCAAATATCCTATGAACTTCAGGCTCAGAATAGTTCTTAGGTGGAAAGATATGGGTACTGACAGATTAATAAACAGAACCTAAGTTAAAATCTTGGTTACCCAGTAACACTACTGTTCTTCAAActataaaagaaggaaaagcccCAACCAAAACCCAGCTGAATTACAGTAATGCCTATCAATGTAGAGGTAGTAAAGCTTGCTCTGTAACTGCAGGGTTAAAGCAGCCACCAGCGTAGTACACATGAACACAAGGCACCTGTCAAGCACTGGGAGAATTGTAATGAGTCAGAAAGCCACTGACACTGACAGGCAGAAGAGCTGATCATATACACTGGATAATATCAATTCGATAAAGAATCAGTTTGTGAAGGAAAGGAACTGAATGTCTCTGCCTCTCTCAACAGGGTTGGAAAGCCATGAACATCTTCCCAAATATATTGTCATAGAAAAGATACAAGTGAAATCAGAAAACTGGTTATGGGAAGGCAATGACAGGAGTTAGAAGAGGAATACACCACAGCAATACAAGGTTCTTTGACAGCTATTGTCATCTTTATGTGCAGCTGTCTAGATGACTATATTGCAAATCATTTACTTAAAAGCAAATCCTAAATTTTTCCTTGAAGAATCTCTTGAACAGTAAGGAATGCCCCATAATTTTAGGGCTGTGAGACACATGTGACAGGCCTAGCCTAGCCTTATGGAAAATATGCTTCCTGGACATTTAGAGGTTTAATCTTCATAAGTTACTTGGATTCTCTGAAATTTAATGCATATGAAGTAGAGTGGCATAGTTCAGGCAATCAGTGTTACTTCTTTGAGATGAAAATATGTAGCTTTTTATGCGAACTTTACAATAAACTGAGCAACTTTTAAAAGACACATGAGAAACATTGATGATATAGATGAAGCTTGGAAATTCACTTGACTGTATTGTAAGGGGTCTAGATCCCACTTGAAGTCCAATGCCATGAAAAGAATAATGTGAGTTTCGAAACTTAGAATCAATCCAGTGTAGAGAAGTGCTGATATCATCTCTCATAATTCTGTATGTTGTCTACTTAACAATCACAGCGAATAGGAATGTGccaacatgaaaaaaaggaaaattccatACTGGTCTAGAAAAACAGCTACTTTGGGTTATTTTGTAAGTTTATAAGCTGTAACAACTCTCTGTGGTATGCCAACCCTGGAGAGTGTAGTGGAGCCCAATTAGCcttaaaaacaagcagaaatgcTGGAACGAAGGAGGATCCTTGCTGTTCAGACAGCTTCAGAGTGAGTTTTGGTGGTAGTGAATTTTTCAGAACTTTCTTCCATTATTACAAGTCAGTAATTTAGATTGCAGGTCAAATCAACTACATTGTCAGGTCAGCATTGTCCATGGACTGGTCCCTGAGCATTCTTGTTCTTGGAGGGCTACAAGATTCATCAggttctctttttaaaaattcactaTTAAGTCTGCCTACTGCCTTTATACTAACATCCTTGCAGGGTAATCATCCTAATAATCTTTTACACTAAATGCAACACTGTCAAAACCACTCGGTGGTTATACTATCAGGATGTTCTGGCTGAGTTGAATGGCACTGGTAAAAGGAGCCATTCTAGGCCCTCAAGGAAACTTTACAGCTTAAGAAAACATAGGGGTTTTTAAATAGGTTTCTGGAGAGGTGGTCAGTTTTATTTAAGCTATAAAGTTTtgcaaatacaaatatttgacCGCCATACCATatctagaaatattttcatgggGCAGTTTCAAGTGGTACTTAATCTAGACTAGAGCCTTTCAGATACactttctttgttccttttttttttttttttttcattgaaaatattCTGTGGATGCAAAACTCTTATCCCAATTGGAAACtcattttgcttgttttctttgtaaGGATAATTAGTGACTACTCTCTGTCAATTCTGCAAAATCCCTGAATTTAATTacttaaatgaatttttaaaaatctcagtgACTTGGCATGCAGCTGAAATGAATTCTAATTCTGCTATATTGTTGTCTTAATCCTGGCCTGTGTTTATGGCATGTTTTAATGTAGTGTTATCTGTGAATATAGTTACTCTTTCTGTCATTAACTGAGATGTTAAAGAAGCTTGGATATTAAATATATCCTGTACACTTACAGAGATTTAGTCCTATGTGCTTGTTGCTGCAGTTTTACtgctttcagcctttttttttctttttttgattgtGCGCTGCCAAGACTGAATACCTATGTCTGTATCTTGGGAAAGATTTTTGAGcatcaaaatgcatttttgaaagCTATTAATACGCTCAGTTAAACTTTTAACTTGTCAACCAATGACAGTGTCCCCTGATTATACTTCAAAATTAGCAGACAATGAATAACTCCTCTACTCCAATTAATTCAGCTCTCTAACTCCTGTCACTTATTTTTTAGACATTTAAGCTTGATACTGTCCTTTCTTTCCATTATTAAGCTGATTGAAAcaacttgcttttaaaatacacagtCCACATATTCTCTGTAtactttttctcattatttactGATTTGCCATATTTTACTTTGCATACAGGAACCAACTCCCAGCCATTTACCATCAGAAGAAATAAACTATTGATAATAGTTTAAGACAATTTAGCATAAAATGAGAAGCAAGAATCCATCAGTCTATCAGTTATGGGGAGAAAGCTTGTGACTAAACTGAttttccagaacaccaggatGGTATGTCAGACGTGCTGCACCTCCTCCAGGACAGCCAGGCCCTCCAGTTCAACACCCTGATGTTCTCTCCCTCTGCTGTTTCTCTGGCAGCATGGCACTGGggtgtcccagcagctgacaATGGGCTTCAGCTGTGTCCTGCCAAAGCTCCCAGTGCTTCCAGCAGCCTGAGCTTTCCCACTGCAACTCTGACATAGCAATGAGCTTATTTCCATTAATATTCCTCCAAATCAGTTGGAATTCCACTGGTGTAAATATTTATGCAGTAGCGCCCTGATAATACTGACAAGGGATGTCATTTGACTTGTCAGAGTACACTAATTTTTATAAAGCCTGTATTAGGTGTAGTCTGATAGCATGGATTCTCCTGGCAGTGCTACAGAGAGGGATGGTTCTAGTAAGAGCTTGCATAGTGCCTTTGCTGTTCTTCAGAAATCAAATGAAAGCAggatttagaaataaataaataccccCCCAATAACCCACacatggaaaaaggaaaatagtcCAACTGAATTGGAAATGTGAGAGGTTAACAAAGGCGGTTAAagatatgttaaaaaaaaataaaatgaaaggtcGACAAGAGTAAATGCTTTGTGGCTGTGTCTAAAATGTCCTGGAGgcagtgctctgcagagcatCTGGCTGTCATTGCTATCTAGCAATCCAGACTGAGActcacagcattttaaaaggtttCAAAAGGTTAATTAGTTTTGTAGAGCTAAAAAGATTGTGAAAATACCTGCTTAGTGTATAAATACCTGAAGGAACAAAAAATGCtcaatatttaaagaaatatgtAATCTAACAGAGAAAGGCAAAGTAAGAACAAAAGGCTGGAAGTTAGGTTGGATAAATACCAGCTTGAAATAGTGGGgattttaattctattttttttaggaAAGGGGCTGAACCACCTTTTCTGGAAGCTAAGGCTGATGTGGGTGCAGCAAAGACATAAAGGTCATTAATCTGTTAGAAACCATGGAAAAGCCTGACAATGGTCATGTGTAGGAATGAGTGCTCGTTCCCCTCCCAAAAGTTGGTGAGATCAGTAGCTCAACTGAAGCGCATCTATACCAACACCCACAGCATGGGCAACAAACCAGGGAGCTGAAAGCTACTGCACAGCGGGGAAGCTGTGACATAGTTGCCATCACAGAAACATAGTGGGGATGACTGGCACAAATGAAGTGCTGCAATAGGTGGCCAGAAATTCTTCAGAAGGAATAGGGGAGGTGGTAGGTGATGTGCTGCTTGGAGGCTGCATTGGCACAGCAATCACAAAATGACAGTTTTCAATTCTCAGAAAGTAAGAAGGGAGGTCAGCAGAACTGACACCTTGGACTTCTCCTGCTTAGGAGACTGGTTGACAGAGTCCCTTGAGGGGACAGTCCTGAAGGGCAAAGCAGTCCGGGAAAGCTGGACGTTCTTCaagaaggaaattttaaaggcacaggagcagggcaggctgtCCCCATGTGCCACAAGATGAGCCAGTGGGGAAGAACCTGCCTGGCAAAATGTCTGCTCCTGGCTTGGATGGGTGTAGTGGTTTAATAGAGTCCTGTAAAATAGACAACTAGATGATGAAAATCCTCATATCATCATACATGTAGCTTAATAGTTGAAATCTTTGTTTTACTGGAGAAGAAGTACTGGGAAATTGTACAGAATTCCAGCAGATTATATTGTAGATG
The DNA window shown above is from Corvus hawaiiensis isolate bCorHaw1 chromosome 18, bCorHaw1.pri.cur, whole genome shotgun sequence and carries:
- the GNAZ gene encoding guanine nucleotide-binding protein G(z) subunit alpha, with amino-acid sequence MGCRQSSEEKEAARRSRRIDRHLRSESQRQRREIKLLLLGTSNSGKSTIVKQMKIIHSGGFNLEACKEYKPLIIYNAIDSLTRIIRALATLKIEFHNPDRAYDAVQLFALTGPAESKGEITPELLGVMKRLWADPGVQECFCRSNEYHLEDNAAYYLNDLERIAALDYIPTVEDILRSRDMTTGIVENKFTFKELTFKMVDVGGQRSERKKWIHCFEGVTAIIFCVELSGYDLKLYEDNQTSRMAESLRLFDSICNNNWFINTSLILFLNKKDLLAEKIRRIPLTVCFPEYKGQNTYEEAAVYIQRQFEDLNRNKETKEIYSHFTCATDTSNIQFVFDAVTDVIIQNNLKYIGLC